From Chryseobacterium shandongense, the proteins below share one genomic window:
- a CDS encoding TolC family protein, translating into MKNFKRVLAKCAGIVSVFCFGNMAIAQSKITCDLFVLSGMAFGKNPSIQRSFLSIKDAEANFLIQKSMFDFNLGSDVTYKKSRYNLFENDPRNQYLNRILTDNVDLTSTLSKKFRTGQTAEFGLQYSYNRNNYPFNDFSQYVGPNIGNHSSYMSFTLSQPLLRGRGNVNTLYEKISALYIENSKHNFEYSNSYEILQIANAYWSYYTAYKSVDIYRQNEARVRNVLEMTKELVKADKKPAGDLAQVNADLANQERLTIAAEQNLYNAKLNLGRVIGLSESESAMLDVPVNDFPSVVESGFGNTIDKEALINMALEKRADVKAVARVAEAIKMEVDIAHNNLRPQLDLSGFVFYGSASVGNGLGNTFNAFSNYQGRNFGGGARLTFNFPLNNNLAKGNYAKAVVASKDQAVNNENLKRNILLNITTDINNLNSSVIILNKAEEALMFYKEAFRNEQEKFQTGLTTLLNVILFQERLTSSELDYLQAQQIFANQIVTLRHDTGTLISQGENGFTVDPRSYYTIPNN; encoded by the coding sequence ATGAAAAATTTTAAAAGGGTACTTGCAAAATGCGCCGGTATTGTTTCTGTATTTTGTTTTGGAAATATGGCCATCGCCCAGTCTAAAATCACATGTGATCTTTTTGTATTATCAGGAATGGCTTTTGGCAAAAATCCATCTATTCAGAGAAGTTTTCTTTCCATTAAAGATGCTGAAGCCAACTTTCTTATACAAAAAAGTATGTTCGATTTTAATCTGGGATCAGATGTAACCTATAAAAAAAGCCGTTATAATCTTTTTGAAAACGATCCAAGAAATCAATACCTCAACAGAATATTGACCGACAATGTAGATCTTACAAGCACCTTATCCAAAAAGTTCCGGACTGGCCAGACTGCAGAATTCGGTTTACAATATTCATACAACAGGAACAACTACCCTTTTAACGATTTCAGTCAATATGTAGGACCGAATATCGGGAACCATTCCAGCTACATGAGCTTTACGCTGAGCCAGCCGCTGCTCCGCGGAAGAGGAAATGTTAATACGCTGTATGAGAAAATATCCGCATTATACATTGAAAACTCAAAGCATAATTTTGAATATTCAAACTCTTATGAAATCCTCCAGATCGCCAATGCGTACTGGAGTTACTACACCGCTTATAAGAGTGTAGACATTTACAGGCAAAACGAAGCCAGAGTACGAAATGTTCTGGAAATGACCAAAGAACTGGTAAAAGCAGACAAAAAACCCGCTGGAGATCTTGCCCAGGTAAATGCAGACCTTGCCAACCAGGAAAGATTAACCATCGCTGCAGAACAGAATCTATACAATGCAAAACTAAACCTCGGAAGAGTAATCGGTCTTTCTGAATCTGAAAGTGCCATGCTGGATGTCCCTGTAAACGATTTTCCTTCCGTTGTAGAATCAGGATTTGGAAACACGATCGATAAGGAAGCTTTAATCAACATGGCACTGGAAAAAAGAGCAGACGTAAAAGCCGTTGCGAGAGTCGCCGAAGCCATTAAAATGGAAGTGGATATTGCCCACAATAATCTGCGGCCACAGCTTGATCTTTCGGGTTTTGTCTTCTACGGAAGCGCCAGTGTAGGAAACGGTCTTGGCAATACGTTTAATGCATTCTCCAATTATCAGGGAAGAAATTTCGGCGGCGGCGCAAGATTAACGTTCAACTTCCCGCTGAACAACAATTTGGCCAAAGGAAATTATGCCAAAGCAGTAGTAGCCTCAAAAGATCAGGCAGTTAATAATGAAAACCTTAAACGAAATATTTTGTTGAATATCACAACGGATATCAATAATCTTAACAGCAGCGTGATCATTTTAAATAAAGCAGAAGAGGCATTAATGTTTTACAAAGAAGCTTTCAGAAACGAACAGGAAAAATTTCAGACCGGTTTGACAACGCTTCTCAATGTGATCTTATTTCAGGAACGCCTTACCTCTTCCGAACTGGATTACCTGCAGGCACAGCAGATTTTTGCCAACCAGATTGTGACATTGCGTCATGACACGGGAACGCTTATTTCACAGGGAGAAAATGGTTTCACCGTAGATCCCCGATCATACTATACCATACCTAACAACTAA
- a CDS encoding ThiF family adenylyltransferase translates to MEERYTRNRLYITEEEQRYIKNFPILLGGAGIGSIIAECLLRFGFENLTIIDGDVVELSNLNRQNYTEKDISISKVNALKERLLSINSNAEIKVHHCFLTPENVEEFIKGHKIAVNALDFTSEVPLIFDEACQNHGIPVLHPYNLGWGTLVFVISEPPGLRYLSKKDEKFNELNVVEYATGYLAFWGNRKTWIENIIKKYKEENGSFPPPQLAVASWLAGAVSTHIAFEIATGKTVKTFPEFYLTTIQN, encoded by the coding sequence ATGGAAGAAAGATACACCAGAAACAGATTATATATCACTGAAGAAGAGCAGCGGTATATAAAAAATTTCCCGATTTTATTAGGGGGAGCTGGGATTGGGAGTATCATCGCAGAATGTCTCCTGAGATTCGGATTTGAAAACCTTACCATCATTGATGGTGATGTTGTTGAATTGTCTAATCTAAACCGACAGAATTATACCGAAAAAGATATTTCCATATCGAAGGTGAATGCTCTGAAAGAAAGATTGTTGTCTATCAACAGCAATGCGGAAATTAAAGTTCACCATTGTTTTCTGACACCTGAAAATGTTGAGGAATTTATTAAGGGGCATAAAATTGCAGTTAATGCACTGGATTTTACTTCAGAAGTACCTCTTATTTTTGATGAAGCCTGCCAGAACCATGGTATTCCGGTATTACATCCTTATAATCTGGGGTGGGGTACTTTGGTTTTTGTGATTTCCGAACCGCCGGGACTTCGCTATTTGTCAAAAAAAGATGAAAAGTTCAATGAGCTGAATGTTGTAGAATATGCAACCGGATACTTAGCTTTTTGGGGAAATCGCAAGACATGGATTGAAAATATTATCAAAAAATACAAAGAAGAAAACGGAAGCTTCCCTCCGCCTCAGCTTGCTGTCGCATCCTGGCTGGCCGGTGCTGTGAGTACCCATATCGCTTTCGAGATTGCAACAGGAAAGACTGTGAAAACTTTTCCTGAATTCTATCTCACGACAATACAAAATTAA
- a CDS encoding DUF7005 family protein, which yields METTAAFSENLLSKQLKDYFSNKFTTGREGIQTPSDEKFWEEYVGDSNNSIPFHILRELYPQLNFSIEEGIEKSQSYRDAVRKGSFILSDKALRLHRESEITLKLHQNIAYEIPVLTVPDETDFETLIQCLIHKNNPVKVPISMGASLISGINNWKKINNLKQKWSESNSSVSWNEEFSKNIIPNTYLYKDRIILLSMKPYSNVNAEKLNISSDEWKKMSLKIRLEHECVHLYTLQKFGSASNNLHDELIADYIGILAAAGTYQKDWMLTFMGLEEYPKYRPGARLENYLAGMKLSATEFAQVIKIIKNAIENIAAFSNQLKKMETDHDKKSRIEALCLVDLLEISSSQGTQLLLDQYDKASAR from the coding sequence ATGGAAACAACCGCAGCGTTTAGCGAAAATCTCTTATCAAAGCAGCTGAAAGATTATTTTTCAAACAAATTTACCACTGGTAGAGAGGGAATTCAAACGCCTTCGGATGAAAAGTTCTGGGAAGAATATGTGGGTGATTCTAACAATAGCATTCCGTTTCATATACTTCGTGAGTTGTATCCCCAGCTGAATTTTTCCATTGAAGAAGGAATCGAAAAAAGTCAGTCTTACCGCGATGCCGTCCGGAAAGGATCATTTATACTTTCAGATAAAGCTTTACGTCTTCACAGAGAATCTGAAATCACGCTGAAGCTCCATCAAAATATTGCTTATGAAATTCCTGTGCTGACAGTTCCTGACGAAACTGATTTTGAAACGCTTATCCAATGTTTAATTCATAAAAACAATCCTGTAAAAGTTCCAATATCAATGGGTGCGAGCCTTATCAGTGGAATAAACAACTGGAAAAAGATCAATAATTTAAAACAGAAGTGGAGCGAAAGCAATTCATCTGTTTCATGGAATGAAGAATTCTCAAAAAATATCATACCCAATACGTATTTATATAAAGACCGAATTATTCTGCTGAGCATGAAACCCTACAGCAATGTAAACGCAGAAAAATTAAATATAAGCAGTGATGAATGGAAAAAGATGTCCTTAAAAATACGGTTAGAACATGAATGCGTTCATTTATATACGTTGCAAAAATTCGGTTCTGCTTCCAATAATCTTCATGATGAGCTGATTGCAGATTATATCGGGATTCTTGCCGCAGCAGGAACTTATCAAAAAGACTGGATGCTCACTTTTATGGGATTGGAAGAATACCCTAAATACAGGCCGGGAGCACGGCTTGAAAATTATCTCGCAGGAATGAAGCTTTCTGCAACTGAATTTGCACAGGTAATAAAAATTATTAAAAACGCTATTGAGAATATCGCTGCTTTCAGTAATCAACTTAAAAAAATGGAAACTGATCATGATAAAAAATCAAGGATTGAAGCACTCTGTTTAGTAGATCTTCTTGAGATTTCGTCATCCCAGGGGACACAATTACTACTTGATCAATATGATAAAGCTTCGGCGCGCTGA
- a CDS encoding NHLP bacteriocin system secretion protein, translating into MSASFFRKSALEKLSTPEKLDQLIKVTGPKAWIALLTIALALGVGITWSVFGRVKTKLDVVGVVLGGDVHEVVSTAQGQLVELKVAIGDKVKKGDIIATIQQPELSQQIEDAKAVLADRKFEMGKLLSYGNQGNHLQGEYISQTRVSIQGEIESEKKKLAFLNNQLESENGLLAKGLIVKSQVANTKQQIESSKNTIERLKGQMVETSSQQHTLGYDLQQKVTLQNQRIAEAERTLQFLTEKYNTQKNIRSPYEGEVVEVLTDRGVVVGLGSPLFKVKNEGSANTKLAGLKGVLYIPSKDGKKIKKGMEALVAPSTVQPQEYGFIKSKVTYVSDFPITEKGMLTSVKNDQLAKGLLASGPLFEVHVDFEKDPASYSGFKWTSAKGPDVTIKEGTSCMGKVTIQEERPATIVVPAFKKFFDLY; encoded by the coding sequence ATGTCAGCAAGTTTTTTTAGAAAATCAGCATTAGAAAAGCTCTCCACGCCGGAAAAGCTGGATCAGCTTATCAAAGTAACAGGCCCTAAAGCCTGGATTGCCCTTCTCACCATCGCTTTGGCATTGGGCGTAGGAATTACATGGTCTGTTTTCGGCAGAGTAAAAACAAAGCTTGATGTAGTAGGTGTCGTATTAGGAGGCGATGTACATGAAGTAGTTTCCACAGCTCAGGGACAACTGGTAGAACTAAAAGTAGCCATCGGAGACAAAGTAAAAAAGGGAGACATTATTGCCACCATTCAGCAGCCGGAACTTTCCCAGCAGATTGAAGATGCCAAAGCAGTGCTTGCCGACAGAAAGTTTGAAATGGGAAAACTACTTTCTTATGGAAATCAGGGAAACCATCTCCAGGGAGAGTATATCAGCCAGACCAGGGTAAGTATTCAGGGAGAAATTGAATCTGAGAAAAAGAAACTCGCCTTCTTAAACAATCAGCTTGAGTCTGAAAACGGTTTATTAGCAAAGGGATTAATTGTAAAATCTCAGGTTGCCAACACCAAACAGCAGATTGAATCCTCAAAAAATACCATTGAAAGACTAAAGGGTCAGATGGTGGAAACTTCCAGCCAGCAGCATACACTGGGCTATGATCTTCAACAGAAAGTAACCTTGCAAAATCAGAGAATTGCCGAAGCAGAAAGAACCTTGCAGTTTTTAACCGAAAAATACAATACCCAGAAAAATATCCGGAGTCCGTACGAAGGTGAAGTCGTGGAAGTTCTTACAGACAGAGGGGTTGTCGTAGGCCTTGGCTCCCCTTTATTTAAGGTAAAAAATGAAGGAAGCGCTAATACAAAACTCGCCGGACTGAAAGGTGTTCTTTACATTCCTTCCAAAGATGGCAAAAAAATAAAAAAAGGAATGGAAGCTTTGGTCGCTCCTTCTACCGTTCAGCCACAGGAATACGGATTTATCAAATCTAAAGTCACCTACGTTTCAGATTTCCCGATTACCGAAAAAGGGATGCTGACTTCCGTTAAAAATGACCAGCTGGCAAAAGGTCTTCTGGCTTCAGGGCCATTATTCGAAGTACATGTAGATTTCGAAAAAGATCCTGCCTCGTACAGTGGCTTCAAATGGACCTCAGCAAAAGGACCGGACGTAACCATTAAAGAAGGAACATCCTGTATGGGTAAAGTAACCATTCAGGAAGAAAGACCGGCAACCATCGTCGTTCCGGCATTCAAAAAGTTCTTTGACCTTTATTAA
- a CDS encoding NHLP bacteriocin export ABC transporter permease/ATPase subunit produces MATNEKIHIGVEAPFSLNSSEKFWMILSGEVNVFYTDIAEDGTYLSALKFLYTAKKGELLFSLITKENSESIRLIAFSNDATFISIDKSNLLEIDHFFLKKMVNNWILKTSAALDSSNNPRVYTALDHFNIINITENTIAYPSSGLNWIQLSKGKLDIFSGNMILEAGQYTDFPVPVCSKMWIKSLSARTLVKVLSTREVLENEINFLISIDNIQKYFFSRLITIINNQQAEEQEYFKSKVENENTDLSDTLEKIKSIVTGQTKSGAKEEAVYQTKSKNILFLTCKLIGEHNGFNLEEPKHIESYQNSVTNQLIAIAKSSKIRVRKVILRGVWWKEENGNLLAFKKDGNVPVALIQKNSSQYILKNLQTNVETTVNNDVAGTLEPIAYMFFSGFDVKMTSIKKVLGFAMQGAKRDTKFLIIAALAGSLIGLLIPILSGVMFDDVIPTADRSLHFEIFGILLIIGLVTAGLQLVQGVLQLRVESKSSINLQVGVMDYILRLPVTFYKNYTAGDLTNRVLSINSIRQIVSNTLITAALSGAFSFVNLILLFYYDSKLAWIGVALGVIAALFTVGMGLLKLKHDRQISQQQGEIQGFLFEFLSGITKIRMTGGEKRIFTLWAEKFSRLKKLGFSSGSYQNFVETFNASYPLFTSIFFFSFIYYTVLHADNKASMLTVGAFMAFITAFNKFLNDSLRISMAFITSMNVIPLYERVKPILEAEPESAEQSTDPGELSGEIEMNSLSFRYHEDQPLVLNNISFKIKPGEMVAFVGSSGSGKSTIMRLLLGFEHPEAGSIYYDGESFESMNKELVRRQIGVVLQNGALMSGSIFQNIIGNSELTLEDAWEAARMAGMEEDIKHMPMEMHTMVSEGAGTFSGGQRQRLMIARAIVHKPRLLFMDEATSALDNKTQNIVSESLDKLQATRIVIAHRLSTIKNADRIFVLDKGSIVESGNYEELMDKNGLFAELAKRQIA; encoded by the coding sequence ATGGCAACGAACGAAAAAATACACATCGGTGTTGAAGCACCTTTTTCTTTGAACAGTTCAGAAAAATTCTGGATGATTTTGTCAGGCGAGGTGAATGTTTTTTATACCGATATCGCAGAAGACGGAACCTATTTATCAGCGTTAAAATTTTTATATACCGCCAAAAAAGGAGAATTGCTCTTCAGTTTAATTACGAAAGAAAACTCCGAAAGTATAAGGCTAATCGCCTTTTCCAATGATGCAACCTTTATTTCCATTGATAAAAGCAATCTTCTGGAAATCGATCATTTCTTTCTTAAAAAGATGGTTAACAACTGGATCCTAAAGACATCCGCAGCTCTTGATTCATCCAACAACCCAAGAGTTTACACTGCTTTAGACCATTTTAACATAATCAATATCACGGAAAATACCATTGCCTATCCTTCATCAGGACTAAACTGGATTCAGCTCTCGAAAGGAAAACTGGATATATTTTCTGGAAATATGATTTTAGAAGCCGGTCAGTATACAGATTTTCCGGTTCCGGTGTGCAGCAAAATGTGGATCAAATCTTTATCTGCAAGAACATTGGTAAAAGTCTTAAGCACTCGTGAAGTACTTGAAAATGAGATCAATTTTTTAATCTCTATCGACAATATTCAAAAATATTTTTTCAGCAGGCTCATTACCATTATCAACAATCAGCAGGCTGAAGAACAGGAATATTTTAAAAGCAAGGTAGAAAACGAAAATACAGACCTCAGCGATACCCTGGAAAAGATAAAATCCATTGTTACAGGGCAAACGAAATCGGGTGCTAAGGAAGAAGCTGTTTATCAGACCAAATCAAAAAACATCCTTTTTTTAACCTGTAAATTAATCGGTGAACATAACGGATTTAACCTCGAAGAGCCAAAACATATCGAAAGCTACCAAAACAGTGTGACCAATCAGTTGATTGCTATTGCAAAAAGCTCTAAAATAAGAGTAAGAAAAGTAATCTTACGGGGAGTATGGTGGAAAGAGGAAAACGGAAACCTTCTGGCTTTTAAGAAAGATGGTAATGTTCCGGTAGCTTTGATTCAGAAAAATTCTTCTCAATATATTCTTAAAAATCTGCAGACCAATGTTGAAACAACGGTAAACAATGATGTGGCAGGAACTCTGGAGCCTATTGCTTACATGTTTTTTTCAGGCTTCGATGTAAAAATGACCTCCATCAAAAAAGTCTTGGGATTCGCTATGCAGGGGGCTAAAAGAGACACAAAATTCCTGATTATTGCTGCCTTGGCAGGAAGTTTAATAGGTCTTTTGATTCCTATTTTGTCAGGCGTGATGTTCGATGATGTGATTCCAACCGCAGACCGATCCTTACACTTTGAGATTTTTGGAATATTGTTGATTATCGGTTTAGTAACGGCCGGATTACAGCTTGTGCAGGGTGTTCTGCAGCTGAGAGTAGAATCAAAATCAAGCATCAATCTACAGGTTGGCGTGATGGATTATATCCTGCGGCTTCCTGTTACTTTTTATAAAAATTACACTGCGGGAGATCTTACCAACAGGGTTTTAAGTATTAATTCTATCAGGCAGATCGTTTCAAATACATTGATCACAGCAGCACTGAGCGGCGCTTTTTCTTTTGTGAATCTGATCCTTCTGTTTTATTATGATTCTAAACTGGCCTGGATAGGGGTTGCCTTGGGAGTAATTGCCGCATTATTTACCGTGGGAATGGGATTGCTGAAATTAAAACATGACCGTCAGATTTCCCAGCAACAGGGCGAAATCCAAGGTTTTTTGTTTGAATTTTTATCCGGAATTACCAAAATCAGAATGACAGGCGGAGAAAAAAGAATTTTCACATTATGGGCCGAAAAGTTTTCCAGACTTAAAAAATTAGGCTTTAGTTCAGGAAGTTATCAGAATTTTGTGGAAACCTTCAATGCCTCCTACCCTCTTTTTACAAGTATTTTCTTTTTCTCATTCATTTATTACACCGTTTTGCATGCGGATAACAAAGCCAGCATGCTTACGGTAGGAGCGTTCATGGCGTTTATTACCGCTTTTAATAAATTTTTAAATGACAGTTTAAGAATTAGTATGGCTTTTATCACTTCTATGAATGTTATTCCTTTATACGAAAGGGTAAAACCGATCCTGGAAGCAGAACCGGAATCTGCAGAACAAAGTACAGATCCGGGTGAACTGAGCGGTGAAATTGAAATGAATTCTTTGTCCTTCCGGTACCATGAAGACCAGCCTTTGGTGCTTAATAATATTTCTTTTAAAATAAAGCCCGGAGAGATGGTAGCTTTCGTAGGTTCATCAGGTTCCGGTAAATCAACCATAATGAGGCTTCTTCTTGGTTTTGAACATCCTGAAGCAGGTTCTATTTATTACGACGGTGAAAGTTTCGAATCTATGAATAAAGAGCTTGTGAGAAGACAGATCGGTGTGGTTCTTCAGAATGGAGCCTTAATGTCAGGAAGTATTTTTCAGAATATTATAGGAAATTCCGAACTCACGTTGGAAGATGCATGGGAAGCTGCTCGCATGGCCGGAATGGAAGAAGACATCAAACACATGCCCATGGAAATGCACACCATGGTAAGTGAAGGAGCCGGAACTTTTTCCGGAGGGCAAAGACAACGACTGATGATTGCCAGAGCGATTGTCCACAAACCCAGGCTTCTTTTTATGGATGAGGCGACCAGCGCACTGGACAATAAAACCCAGAATATCGTGTCCGAAAGTCTTGATAAATTACAGGCTACCCGTATTGTGATCGCTCACAGATTAAGCACGATTAAAAATGCCGACCGAATTTTTGTACTGGACAAAGGAAGTATCGTTGAATCCGGAAATTATGAGGAACTGATGGATAAAAACGGACTGTTCGCAGAATTGGCAAAACGTCAGATCGCATAA
- a CDS encoding NHLP family bacteriocin export ABC transporter peptidase/permease/ATPase subunit, with protein sequence MKNNTTVIIEKQARPTKVPTVLQMESVECGAAALSIILGHFGKFVPLEKLRIACGVSRDGLKATNIIKAAKEYGLEAKGYAKSIEKLMQIKTPAIIFWNFNHFLVLEGFTKNKVYLSDPAQGRYTVTHQEFDDSYTGVVLTFETTEKFEKGNEKRGLMASLASRIKYSRQSIFFIILASLFLVIPGLVIPSFLKVFIDKYLVNNFSGFVMPLLLIMAGILIVNSLLVYIQQYFLLKLETKLALATSSKFLWHVFHLPIAFFTQRYSGEIGNRVSLNDKVAKLLSGDLANAVLNVIVVIFYALLMFSYDVILTLVGITMAVINIVILQYVSRARKDGNRQLTNETGKLLGTTTSGISMIETLKASGRENDFFTNWIGYLAKVTNAQQELGWLSTRLNTIPPLLTSLTTSAILGIGALRIMDGQMTLGALVAFTYLMNNFINPVNQLVSVGAMLHETESDMGRIDDVMNYEVDNQFRVENAVKTESAKQNKLVGYFEMDNVTFGYNPTIPPLIEKFNLKLKPGSRVALVGGSGSGKSTVAKIASGLYDPWEGNILLDGKSRKEIPRNIITESLSVIDQDVLVFNGTINENIAFWDTLISEKNIVQSARDAAIHDVIAARTDAYDSKVMEGGANFSGGQRQRLEIARALVSNPSILVMDEATSALDPATEKMVMDNIKKRGCTCLIVAHRLSTIMDCDEIIVMEFGKIVERGTHQQLMSMNGVYSQLIETK encoded by the coding sequence ATGAAAAATAATACAACAGTAATCATTGAGAAGCAGGCCCGACCTACTAAAGTTCCCACTGTGCTGCAGATGGAAAGCGTAGAGTGCGGCGCCGCGGCTTTAAGTATTATTTTGGGGCATTTCGGAAAATTCGTGCCTCTTGAAAAACTGAGAATCGCGTGCGGTGTTTCCAGAGACGGACTTAAAGCAACCAATATCATAAAAGCTGCCAAAGAATACGGGCTGGAGGCAAAAGGCTATGCTAAATCCATTGAGAAGTTGATGCAGATTAAAACACCTGCCATTATTTTCTGGAATTTCAACCATTTTCTTGTACTGGAAGGTTTTACTAAAAATAAGGTATACCTCAGTGATCCTGCTCAGGGAAGATATACCGTGACCCATCAGGAATTTGATGATTCTTATACAGGTGTTGTCCTCACATTCGAAACGACTGAAAAATTTGAAAAAGGAAATGAAAAGCGCGGCTTAATGGCTTCTTTAGCTTCAAGAATTAAATATTCCAGGCAAAGCATTTTCTTTATTATCCTGGCAAGTCTGTTTCTGGTCATTCCAGGATTAGTCATTCCTTCTTTCCTTAAAGTTTTTATTGATAAATATTTAGTCAATAACTTCTCAGGCTTCGTTATGCCGCTATTATTAATTATGGCAGGAATATTAATTGTAAATTCCCTCCTAGTATATATTCAGCAGTATTTTTTATTAAAACTCGAAACGAAGCTTGCGCTTGCTACATCAAGTAAATTCCTCTGGCATGTTTTCCATCTACCGATTGCCTTTTTCACCCAACGGTACAGTGGTGAAATCGGAAACAGGGTTTCATTGAATGATAAGGTCGCCAAACTTCTGAGCGGGGACCTAGCCAATGCCGTATTGAACGTTATCGTCGTTATATTTTATGCATTGCTGATGTTTTCTTATGATGTCATCCTTACGCTTGTTGGGATTACCATGGCAGTTATCAATATCGTTATTCTTCAATATGTTTCCAGAGCAAGAAAAGACGGAAACCGCCAGCTGACCAATGAAACGGGAAAACTTTTGGGAACAACCACTTCAGGAATCAGCATGATTGAAACACTCAAAGCTTCCGGACGAGAAAATGATTTTTTTACCAACTGGATCGGTTATCTGGCAAAAGTAACCAATGCTCAACAGGAATTGGGCTGGCTTTCCACAAGATTAAATACCATCCCTCCGCTGCTCACATCCTTAACGACGAGTGCTATTCTGGGAATCGGTGCTTTGAGAATTATGGACGGACAAATGACTCTGGGCGCTTTAGTCGCTTTCACCTATCTTATGAATAACTTTATTAACCCTGTTAATCAGTTGGTTTCAGTGGGCGCAATGCTTCATGAAACCGAAAGTGATATGGGACGTATCGATGATGTAATGAATTATGAAGTCGACAATCAGTTCAGAGTAGAAAATGCGGTAAAAACGGAATCTGCAAAACAAAATAAACTGGTAGGATATTTTGAAATGGACAATGTAACATTCGGGTACAATCCTACCATTCCTCCCCTAATTGAAAAATTTAATTTGAAATTAAAACCCGGAAGCAGGGTTGCGCTCGTGGGTGGTTCCGGAAGCGGAAAGTCTACTGTTGCCAAAATTGCTTCCGGATTATACGATCCATGGGAGGGAAACATACTGCTGGACGGAAAATCCAGAAAAGAAATTCCAAGAAATATTATTACCGAATCTTTATCGGTAATCGACCAGGATGTATTGGTCTTCAACGGAACTATCAATGAAAACATCGCTTTCTGGGATACACTGATTTCTGAAAAGAATATCGTTCAGTCGGCAAGAGATGCGGCCATTCATGATGTAATTGCTGCAAGAACCGATGCCTACGATAGTAAGGTGATGGAAGGCGGCGCCAATTTTAGCGGCGGACAGCGTCAACGGCTTGAAATTGCAAGAGCTTTAGTAAGCAATCCATCAATCCTTGTAATGGATGAAGCGACCAGCGCACTGGATCCGGCCACCGAAAAAATGGTGATGGATAACATCAAAAAAAGAGGATGCACATGCCTGATTGTAGCGCACCGGCTAAGCACCATCATGGATTGTGACGAAATCATCGTAATGGAATTCGGAAAAATCGTGGAACGTGGAACCCATCAGCAATTGATGAGCATGAACGGCGTATACTCCCAATTAATCGAAACAAAATAA